Within the Bacteroidota bacterium genome, the region CAATATTATGAGCCCATAAGAATAGGAAGATCCTTTAAAAGAAGAAAAATGCGTAGCAAGCCTTTGGGGAAACATCAAACATTAACTAACTATAAAAGAGCAATATAATATAGAACTTAATGACATTGCCCTTTCAGGGTTGTGATATCTGACCTTTATAACCTCCGATTTCATCGGAGGTTATTTATATTCAAGCCTTTCAGGCTTGCAAAAGCATCATTGACTAAAGACCCACTTCGCTCACAATAATTTCCGTAGCTCCTTTTTTACTCAGCACATAATTTTTACTGATAGTACTTGCTTTTACCAATTGCTCCTTGTCATTGAACAATTTATTTATTGTCGAATCTAATTCAGAAGAATTGTTTACAGAGAATGCTCCACCTGCTTCGATCAATTCAACCGCCTCATTAAATTTTTTATAATTAGGGCCAAAGATCGTTGGCAACCCAAAAGCGGCTGCTTCAAGAATATTATGTATACCATCACCAAAACCGCCGCCAATATAGGCTATATGCCCGTATTGATATAGAGATGAAAGCATTCCGATGTTATCAATGATTAGAATCCCAGCTTGTTGTATGTTTTGGTCGTTAGCCTGAGAATAACGAATCGGGTTGTGTCGCTCAAACAAATTAGTTATTGATTCAATATGAGATTCCCATATTTCATGAGGAACAACAATAAGTTTCAGGTTTAAAATTTCCAGTTTCAAGTTAGCGATCAATTTTTCATCTTGCTCCCATGTGCTACCTGCAACCATTACCTGACTAGCTTCAACAAAGGTTTTTAAAAGCGGAAATTCTTTTTTACTTTGCGCGATCTCGTAAACCCGATCGAATCGCGTATCACCACTAATGGTTGTATTTACAAAATCAAATTGATTTAAAAGTTGTTTTGATTTTTCATTTTGCAGAAAAAAATGTGTGAAGGCTTTTAATTGCTTTCGTGCCCAAACACCGTACCACTTAAAAAAATACTGATCCTTCCGGAAAATTCCCGAGATCAAATATGTTGGAATTTGTTTCCTTTTCAGTTCAGATAAATAATTGAACCAAAACTCATACTTTACAAAAAATACGGCCTTTAACGGAAGTAATCCGACAAAGCGCCTTGCATTGACAGGAATATCTATCGGCAAATAAAAAACAAAGTCCGCACCTTTATAATTTTTCTGAACCTCATATCCCGACGGAGAAAAAAAAGTTAACAAAATCTTGAACCTTGAACCTCCAACCCGGAATCTTTCAATAACCGGTCGCCCCTGCTCAAATTCCCCCAATGATGAGCAATGGAACCAGATTAGCTCATCATTCTCTTTTAACTCCCTACGTATTTTCTTTCCCAGTTCTTCAAAAATATTTTTTCTTCCATCAACCCACAACTTTGCTTTAGTATTAAATAAAGAAGCAAAATGAATTGCACTTGAATAAAGGTGAATGAGTATATTATATATAAATCTCAATTTCAGTTGTATTTTCCGGCTCCCCTTCGGGGAAGGCAGGGTGGAGTCTTTTAATTCGTATAAAATTCCTTCGGCGCTCTTTTATACAATGGCAATATCCATCCTATGCGAATACCAAACAACAAATCCGTTCTCAACCGATCATCCTTTTTCATCAGATCATAATCAAAGCTTCTGCGATTTTTGGTAAAGCCTTCCGTAATTTCTATGCCTGCATAAAAGTTAGCGATACGATTATTACTCAAATACAGGTACCCCAGCGATTGACTAAACGAAATCCCGTTGGTTAATCTGTCATATCCCTTTTTCATTTCATCATTCAGCTGTGGCGTTATTTCATTTGTACCGTCAATAAGCTCTATTCTTATTTTGTGTTGAATAAAACCAATGCCTGCAATAACAACGATTCCCGAATTTCTGTTCGGCGCAAAGACAGGAAATAATTTACCAAATTTAAAACCCGCACTAAATCCCCGTTCCAAAAGCCTTGTGTCAACCAACTTTCCGTTGACCGCGATCAAAAATCCATCACTTGTTTTAATGCTATCTAAAATGCCATTTTCATTTACCGCATTTCCGAACATAAAATCACCACCCATTCCGTACAACCAGTTTTTTCTGCTTTTAAGAAGAAACTGTAAACCAACTGCAGAATTGAGCCCAAAGCGCTTCGCCAGATCAGCTCCCGGCACCTGCAAAGAAAAGGATGAACATACCATTGGCGCAACCACACTTGAATCCCTTAGATTTATCTGCGCGGAAAACTCCAGGGTTACAAGAATAAATGCAAGTGAAAAAAGGGTTCTCGTGTTACAGTCCATGCGTAGTGGTTAACGGCTTTTCCTGCCTTTAATTGTGGGCTAAAAGTAGAATAAAATTAGCTATCTTCGTGGTTCTTTTAAAGCAACTTGCCATCAAAATCGATAAAATAAAATAGGACGATGGCTTAGTTGGTCTTATGCCGATTAGCGACAGCGGTTCGGCGAATACTATATATCACTATATGGAAAAAGTGATGCGAAAAATTCAGATGGTTGACCTCAAGGGTCAGTACGAAAAGATTAAAACGGAGGTAGATTCGGCTATACAAAACGTCATAAATAATGCAACATTTATCAACGGTCCGGAAGTAAAAATCTTTGCCGCCGACTTTGAACAATACCTTGATGTAAAACATGTTATCCCTTGTGCAAATGGCACCGATGCGCTTCAAATCGCTATGATGGCACTTGGTTTAAAACATGGGGATGAGGTAATCACCGCTGATTTTACGTATGTCGCAACTGCTGAAGTTATTGCACTTCTTGGACTCACACCGGTATTGGTTGATGTGAATCCCGACACATTTGATATTGATGTACAATCAATTGAAAATGCAATTACGCCTAAGACCAAAGCTATCGTGCCTGTGCATCTTTTCGGACAATGCGCGGATATGGAAAAAGTGATGGCGCTGGCTAAAAAGCATCATTTATATGTGATCGAAGATGTTGCGCAGGCCATTGGAGCTGATTATACATTTTCGGACGGGACCAAAAAGAAAGCGGGAACTATCGGAACTATTGGATGTACCTCATTTTTTCCCTCCAAAAATCTTGGTTGTTATGGTGATGGCGGCGCTATGTATACCAATGATGCCGGACTTGCAAAAAAATGCAGAATGATCGCCAATCATGGACAATCTGTACAATATGTTCACGATTCTATTGGTGTAAATTCGCGCCTCGATAGTATACAGGCTGCAGTACTGGGAATCAAACTGAAACATCTTAACGAATATGCTGCTGCACGCAATAATGCTGCTGCGTTTTATGATAAAGCATTTGCAAATAACCCTAAACTGAAAATTCCGACGCGCTCAAAAAACTCAACGCACGTTTTTCATCAATACACTTTGCAGCTGAATGGAGTTGATCGCACAAAGTTGAAGGAATACCTGGCCTCAAAAGATATTCCTGCAATGATCTATTATCCCATTCCATTGCATATGCAAAAGGCCTATCACGACCAACGCTACAAAGAGGGCGATTTTCCTGTGACAGAAAAACTGTGCAAAACAGTATTGTCATTGCCTATGCATACTGAATTGGATGAGGATACATTGAAGTATATTACGGAAAGCATTTTATCGTTTATAAAATAAAAAAATTGTTATGAATATTGCAGTCGTTGGTACAGGGTATGTAGGTTTAGTAACAGGAACCTGTCTCGCTGAAACAGGTAACAATGTAACTTGTGTCGATATTAATGAGGAAAAGGTGAAAAAAATGCAGGAAGGCGTTGTTCCCATTTACGAGCCGCACCTTGATACCTTGTTTCACCGTAACATAAAAGCCGGACGTTTAAATTTTACCACAAAACTTAGGGACGCCGTTGAAAAGGCCAAAATAATATTTCTCGCGCTGCCAACTCCTCCCGGTGAAGACGGCTCTGCCGATCTTAGCTATATATTAGGTGTTGCAAATGACCTTGGAAGGGTAATCACTGATTATAAAGTGATCGTTGATAAAAGTACCGTTCCTGTTGGCACTGCCGAAAAGGTTTACGACGCAGTTAAAAAAAATGCGAAATGTGAATTCAGTGTTGTTTCCAATCCCGAATTTTTACGTGAAGGATTTGCGGTGGATGATTTTTTGAAACCGGATCGCGTAGTTGTCGGCACCAGTTCCGACAAAGCAAAAAAAATAATGGAGGAACTATACCGTCCTTATGTACGCTCCGGCAACCCGATCTTATTTATGGATGAACGTTCGGCGGAATTAACAAAGTATGCCGCCAATGCCTTCCTCGCTACCAAGATCACATTTATGAATGAGATCGCCAATCTTTGTGAAAAGACCGGAGCAGATGTTGATATGGTACGCATTGGCATTGGATCTGATGATAGGATCGGTAAACGCTTTTTATTCCCGGGCATTGGTTATGGAGGAAGCTGCTTTCCTAAGGATGTACAGGCTCTCGCTAAATCAGCATCGGATGTGAAGTATGATTTTAAAATGCTCACAGCTGTAATGAGTACAAATGAAAAGCAAAAGACCATTTTAGTTCCCAAAATAAAAGAACACTTCAGCAATAATCTGAAAGGAAAACATTTCGCGCTTTGGGGTTTAGCATTTAAACCCGATACCGATGATATACGTGAAGCGCCCGCCCTGTATATCATAAATGAATTGTTGGCTGCAGGAGCAACCGTTACAGCTCATGATCCAGAAGCAATGGAAAATGTAAAAAAACAGTTGGGGAACAAAATTAATTACGCGAATGATCAGTATGAAGCACTGAAAAATGCAGACGCTTTGTTAATAGCAACAGAGTGGAGTTTGTTCAGAACCCCTGATTTTGAAAAGGTGTCATCATTATTGAGATCAAAAGTAATTTTTGACGGACGTAATTTATACAGCCTTGCACAAATGAAAGAACTTGGATATAACTATTACAGCATTGGACGTAAAACAATAATAAATTAAAAATTTATTCATCTGTTGAATTATCCTTCATGCCCCAATTCAATAGATCAACATCTCAGCAAATACATAATCCAAAATGAAGGAACGAATATTAATAACCGGAGCAGCCGGATTTCTGGGTTCGCATTTATGTGATAGATTTATAAAAGAAGGTTACCATGTTATCGGAATGGATAATCTTATCACCGGCGACCTGAAGAATATTGAGCATTTAATGAAGCTGGAAAATTTTGAATTTTATCATCATGATGTTTCTAAATTTGTTTTTGTACCTGGCGATCTGAAATACATTCTACACTTTGCCTCCCCTGCCAGCCCTATCGATTATTTGAAAATACCGATCCAGACATTAAAAGTAAGTTCACTCGGAACACATAATTTGCTTGGCTTAGCACGTGTCAAAAAAGCACGTATTCTCGTTGCCTCAACATCTGAAGTTTATGGCGACCCCATGGTTCATCCGCAGGTTGAAGAATATTGGGGCAATGTAAATCCTGTTGGGCCGCGCGGTGTGTACGACGAAGCTAAACGCTTTATGGAAGCCCTTACAATGGCTTATCACACCTACCACGGCCTTGAAACCCGTATTATACGCATCTTCAACACCTACGGACCCCGCATGCGTTTAAATGATGGACGTGTACTTCCCGCATTTATAGGACAAGCATTACGGGGTGAAGATTTGACTATGTTCGGTGATGGCTCCCAAACCCGCTCGTTTTGTTATGTTGATGACCTGGTAGAAGGAATCTATCGTCTATTAATGAGTGATTATGTACAGCCCGTGAATATTGGCAATCCATCCGAGATTACAATTAAAGAATTCGGGGAAGAGATATTAAAATTAACCGGTGCTGATCAAAAATTAATTTCTTTACCATTGCCAAAAGACGATCCAAAACAACGCAAACCGGATATCTCTAAAGCAAAAAAAATATTAGGCTGGGAGCCAAAAGTTGATCGCGCGAAAGGTCTAAAAATAACTTACGACTATTTTAAAAGTCTGCCGAAGGAAGAATTATTTAAAAAAGAACATAGGTTTGTATAAATATGTTCCGGGTTCGAGGTTCCGCGTTCAAAGTTAACCCGGAACCTTGAACTTTGAACCTTGAACTTTTTCAAAATATGGAACTACTCTCAATATCCCCCATCGACGGCCGTTACAGGAAAATAACAGCACCCCTTGCCGATTACTTTTCAGAATATGCTTTAATGAAATACCGTGTTCAGGTTGAGGTTGAATATTTTATTGCCTTGTGTGAGCTTCCTTTGCCTCAATTAAAAACAGTCGATAAGAAAATTTTCCCGAAGCTCAGGGATATATATAAAAGCTTTACTGTTGATGATGCAAACGCTATAAAGGAAATAGAAAAAGTAACTAACCACGATGTAAAAGCGGTTGAATATTTTTTGAAGGAAAAATTTGACGCGCTGAAATTAGTCGATTCGAAAGAGTTTGTTCATTTCGGGTTAACATCCCAGGATATTAATAATACAGCCGTTCCTTTATTATGGAAAGATGCTGTAAATAATGAGATTTTACCCGTACTTACACTAGCCATTAATAAACTTAGCGCACAGACAAAAGAATGGGCCGATGTACCAATGCTTGCCCGCACACATGGACAACCGGCATCACCTACACGCCTTGGAAAAGAATTAATGGTATTCGTTGAACGGCTTTTAGGACAGGTAGGACAGCTCGTCGACATTCCATACAGCGCGAAGTTTGGCGGTGCTACCGGAAATTTTAACGCACATAATGCGGCTTATTCTGCTATTGATTGGGTAAAATTTGCAAACCATTTTGTAAATAAAACCCTCGGGTTAAATCGCTCACAATACACAACCCAAATAGAACATTACGATAATCTTGCTGCTCAGTTTGACGCGCTCAAACGCATTAATACCATTCTGATTGACCTCAACAGGGATATGTGGCAATATATCTCGATGAATTATTTCAAACAAAAAATTAAAAAAGGAGAGATCGGATCTTCCGCTATGCCGCATAAAGTGAACCCCATTGACTTTGAAAATTCAGAAGGCAATTTGGGCATGGCCAATGCCATCTTTGAACATTTATCCGCGAAACTTCCGATTTCACGTCTGCAGCGTGATCTGACTGATTCAACCGTTTTAAGAAATATCGGTGTTCCTATTGCGCATTCTTTGATTGCATACAGATCATTGTTAAAAGGGCTTGATAAGGTTATTCTGAATAAAGAGGCGCTCGAAAAAGACCTGGAAGATAATTGGGTCGTTGTTGCAGAAGCCATTCAAACTATTTTACGCAGAGAAGGATATCCAAAACCTTACGAAGCGCTGAAAGAACTTACCCGCACAAATACACATATTACCAAAGAAAGTATTTCAAAATTTGTCGATTCACTGAAGGTAAATGATAACATTAAGAAGGAATTGAAAAAAATATCGCCTGCTAATTATACGGGCAAATAAATTTGTTTTGAGATTGTTTGGAGCAAGTTGCTAAGCTCATCGTTTGCAAACCATTGCAAATTCAATGTAAACCCTTTATATTAGCAAAAAATCGCAGCCTATGAAAAAAATTCTACTCCCTGTCTGTATGATGGCTATTACCGTTGCGCTACATGCTCAACCCAAAGTGTACATTAACTTGAACTCACATAATGAAACAAGCGGCGAGCCGCTTTATGATGCAACACTTCCGTTGAACTACAACACCGCTTATACCGCCATAAAAGAAATTGCGGATAGCGTGATCAGTAAAAAAGTTAAATGGAATTTTCAATCTGATGTCCGTTTCCTTTTGGGTGCTATAAAGCATGATCCTAAAAGTGTCGCTACGGGCAATACCAATTTATTGAAATGGATGGACGATTCTCCTTACATTGAATGTGATCCGCATTCGCATGAGGGAATGGTTGGCGGCTTTACATACAATTATGCCGACGTGGCTCATTTGCATGATTCACTGGGCGTTACTAACCGCAAGAACGCCGGAGGTTTTAAAATAGATGGCCTGCAAAACGGGAGTGACTGGCAGGATTTTGAAAATGGAATGACATGCGTGAAATTTACCTCTGCGCCAAAATGGAAACCAAATGTAATGTGGGGCGGCAGTTTCAGCGCAGGCGTTCACAACGATATGAATTTTTATGGTTCATATAAGCCCCAAAGCCGGACTAACTATTCCACTCATGTAAACACAAACAGGGTGGCCTGCCAGGGTAATGGCTGTTCAGCGCACTTCACCGACACAACGGATGAGAACAGGATCATCAATCAGCTAAAAGTTTTGTTTACAAATGTTCACAATGGCACTTACGATGCTAACCAGTATTATACCCAGGCCGTACAATTCGATTGTCGTGATGTGAACAAAACAAATTTTATTAAACGCCTCTGCACTATTTTAGATACTGTTAATAATTACGTAAAAAAGGGATGGGTTGAATGGGCTACCATCACCGAGAAGGACCAATACTGGAGATCCTCCTCAGGGTTGGATAGCGCGTATTATTTTTTGGATTGCGATAATTTACCGGCTTCAGTAGCCGCAATGAAAAAAGCTGAAAACAAAATTGTAATTTCTCCGAATCCTGCCAGCGATATTTTATCGATAACATCAGAAGGCGAAAAGATCAAACAATTTGAAATTTATGATATGACCGGAAAAATAGCTTTTGTTGATTCTCCTGCTTTGCAAAGTTATAGCCTGAATGTGAAAGCTTTTGAGTCCGGCCTTTATTTTCTAAAAGCCAAAAGCGATAGTGGCGCCCTGATGAGAACAAAATTTGTTGTTTACTGAAAACACTTTCTAAAAAAGATACGAGGACCTTTTTTTGTCATATATGGGTACTCTTCCGGATATCTTATAGTGATATTTTGTTCCTACTTTACATTGTCTATTCCAACTAAATGAAAGTTACAGGATTCACATTCATTCGCAATGCAATTAAATACGATTACCCCGTTGTTGAAGCGATCACTTCCATTTTACCTATGTGTGATGAGTTTGTTGTTGCGGTTGGTAAATCGGAAGACGAAACACTGCAACTTATAAAAAATATTAACTCCCCGAAAATAAGAATCGTGGAAACTGTTTGGGACGATACTTTACGCAAAGGAGGGCAAGTACTGGCTGACGAAACAAATAAAGCCCTGAAAGCAGTTTCTCCCGACAGCACCTGGACGTTTTATATTCAAGCCGATGAGTGTATACATGAAAAGTATTTGCCTGCCATTAAAGAAGCCATGTTAAAATGGAAGGATGATAAACAGGTTGAAGGATTATTATTCAATTACCTTCATTTCTATGGTTCATATGATTATACCGGTGATTCCAGGAAATGGTATAGAAAAGAAATACGCATAACCAGGAATGATTCAGGTATTACCTCTTACCGCGATGCGCAAGGGTTCCGCAAGAACGGGGAGAAGTTAAAAATAAAGCCCGTTGACGCCTTTGTATATCATTATGGCTGGGTTAAGCCTCCGCAATTGCAACAGGCAAAACGGGAAGTGTTCAACCGCCTGTGGCATGATGAAGAATGGATGAAAAAAAATATTAAGCAGGTAAATGAATTTGATTATTCCCAAATTGATTCATTGGCTCAATTCAGGGACACGCATCCCGCAGTAATGCAGCAGCGTATAAAAGACAAAAACTGGAAATTTATTTTTGACCCTTCTCAGAAAAAGCTTTCTCTTAAATCACGTATACTGATGTTTATTGAGCAAACAACAGGATGGCGAGTTGGGGAATATAAAAACTACAAGGTCCTCTGAATTTTAATTATAGCCAGATTTGTGTCATTCTGCACGGAGTGAAGGATCTGGTCTTTGTGCGAAGGCTGACTGCCCACAAAAGCCAGATTCTTCGCCCCTTGAAAAACGGGGCTCAGAATGACACAAAACAAAGTTTTATAGA harbors:
- a CDS encoding 3-deoxy-D-manno-octulosonic acid transferase → MRFIYNILIHLYSSAIHFASLFNTKAKLWVDGRKNIFEELGKKIRRELKENDELIWFHCSSLGEFEQGRPVIERFRVGGSRFKILLTFFSPSGYEVQKNYKGADFVFYLPIDIPVNARRFVGLLPLKAVFFVKYEFWFNYLSELKRKQIPTYLISGIFRKDQYFFKWYGVWARKQLKAFTHFFLQNEKSKQLLNQFDFVNTTISGDTRFDRVYEIAQSKKEFPLLKTFVEASQVMVAGSTWEQDEKLIANLKLEILNLKLIVVPHEIWESHIESITNLFERHNPIRYSQANDQNIQQAGILIIDNIGMLSSLYQYGHIAYIGGGFGDGIHNILEAAAFGLPTIFGPNYKKFNEAVELIEAGGAFSVNNSSELDSTINKLFNDKEQLVKASTISKNYVLSKKGATEIIVSEVGL
- the purB gene encoding adenylosuccinate lyase: MELLSISPIDGRYRKITAPLADYFSEYALMKYRVQVEVEYFIALCELPLPQLKTVDKKIFPKLRDIYKSFTVDDANAIKEIEKVTNHDVKAVEYFLKEKFDALKLVDSKEFVHFGLTSQDINNTAVPLLWKDAVNNEILPVLTLAINKLSAQTKEWADVPMLARTHGQPASPTRLGKELMVFVERLLGQVGQLVDIPYSAKFGGATGNFNAHNAAYSAIDWVKFANHFVNKTLGLNRSQYTTQIEHYDNLAAQFDALKRINTILIDLNRDMWQYISMNYFKQKIKKGEIGSSAMPHKVNPIDFENSEGNLGMANAIFEHLSAKLPISRLQRDLTDSTVLRNIGVPIAHSLIAYRSLLKGLDKVILNKEALEKDLEDNWVVVAEAIQTILRREGYPKPYEALKELTRTNTHITKESISKFVDSLKVNDNIKKELKKISPANYTGK
- a CDS encoding T9SS type A sorting domain-containing protein; the protein is MKKILLPVCMMAITVALHAQPKVYINLNSHNETSGEPLYDATLPLNYNTAYTAIKEIADSVISKKVKWNFQSDVRFLLGAIKHDPKSVATGNTNLLKWMDDSPYIECDPHSHEGMVGGFTYNYADVAHLHDSLGVTNRKNAGGFKIDGLQNGSDWQDFENGMTCVKFTSAPKWKPNVMWGGSFSAGVHNDMNFYGSYKPQSRTNYSTHVNTNRVACQGNGCSAHFTDTTDENRIINQLKVLFTNVHNGTYDANQYYTQAVQFDCRDVNKTNFIKRLCTILDTVNNYVKKGWVEWATITEKDQYWRSSSGLDSAYYFLDCDNLPASVAAMKKAENKIVISPNPASDILSITSEGEKIKQFEIYDMTGKIAFVDSPALQSYSLNVKAFESGLYFLKAKSDSGALMRTKFVVY
- a CDS encoding SDR family oxidoreductase, with product MKERILITGAAGFLGSHLCDRFIKEGYHVIGMDNLITGDLKNIEHLMKLENFEFYHHDVSKFVFVPGDLKYILHFASPASPIDYLKIPIQTLKVSSLGTHNLLGLARVKKARILVASTSEVYGDPMVHPQVEEYWGNVNPVGPRGVYDEAKRFMEALTMAYHTYHGLETRIIRIFNTYGPRMRLNDGRVLPAFIGQALRGEDLTMFGDGSQTRSFCYVDDLVEGIYRLLMSDYVQPVNIGNPSEITIKEFGEEILKLTGADQKLISLPLPKDDPKQRKPDISKAKKILGWEPKVDRAKGLKITYDYFKSLPKEELFKKEHRFV
- a CDS encoding DegT/DnrJ/EryC1/StrS family aminotransferase, whose protein sequence is MRKIQMVDLKGQYEKIKTEVDSAIQNVINNATFINGPEVKIFAADFEQYLDVKHVIPCANGTDALQIAMMALGLKHGDEVITADFTYVATAEVIALLGLTPVLVDVNPDTFDIDVQSIENAITPKTKAIVPVHLFGQCADMEKVMALAKKHHLYVIEDVAQAIGADYTFSDGTKKKAGTIGTIGCTSFFPSKNLGCYGDGGAMYTNDAGLAKKCRMIANHGQSVQYVHDSIGVNSRLDSIQAAVLGIKLKHLNEYAAARNNAAAFYDKAFANNPKLKIPTRSKNSTHVFHQYTLQLNGVDRTKLKEYLASKDIPAMIYYPIPLHMQKAYHDQRYKEGDFPVTEKLCKTVLSLPMHTELDEDTLKYITESILSFIK
- a CDS encoding UDP-glucose/GDP-mannose dehydrogenase family protein → MNIAVVGTGYVGLVTGTCLAETGNNVTCVDINEEKVKKMQEGVVPIYEPHLDTLFHRNIKAGRLNFTTKLRDAVEKAKIIFLALPTPPGEDGSADLSYILGVANDLGRVITDYKVIVDKSTVPVGTAEKVYDAVKKNAKCEFSVVSNPEFLREGFAVDDFLKPDRVVVGTSSDKAKKIMEELYRPYVRSGNPILFMDERSAELTKYAANAFLATKITFMNEIANLCEKTGADVDMVRIGIGSDDRIGKRFLFPGIGYGGSCFPKDVQALAKSASDVKYDFKMLTAVMSTNEKQKTILVPKIKEHFSNNLKGKHFALWGLAFKPDTDDIREAPALYIINELLAAGATVTAHDPEAMENVKKQLGNKINYANDQYEALKNADALLIATEWSLFRTPDFEKVSSLLRSKVIFDGRNLYSLAQMKELGYNYYSIGRKTIIN
- a CDS encoding glycosyltransferase family 2 protein; translated protein: MKVTGFTFIRNAIKYDYPVVEAITSILPMCDEFVVAVGKSEDETLQLIKNINSPKIRIVETVWDDTLRKGGQVLADETNKALKAVSPDSTWTFYIQADECIHEKYLPAIKEAMLKWKDDKQVEGLLFNYLHFYGSYDYTGDSRKWYRKEIRITRNDSGITSYRDAQGFRKNGEKLKIKPVDAFVYHYGWVKPPQLQQAKREVFNRLWHDEEWMKKNIKQVNEFDYSQIDSLAQFRDTHPAVMQQRIKDKNWKFIFDPSQKKLSLKSRILMFIEQTTGWRVGEYKNYKVL